The following proteins come from a genomic window of Sardina pilchardus chromosome 1, fSarPil1.1, whole genome shotgun sequence:
- the LOC134087607 gene encoding cytochrome P450 3A30-like isoform X2 yields MECFRKYGKMWGIFDGRQPVLTIMDTELIKTVLVKECYSYFTNRRNFRLNGPMYDAVSIAEDEDWRRIRSVLSPSFTSGRLKEMFGIMKTHSRNLVNSMKKDADLGRPSDIKEYFGAYSMDVVTSTSFSVDIDSLNNPKDPFVTNIKKMLKFDLLNPVFLIIAFFPFMAPVFEKMNFSFFPLSVTDFFYAALQTIKSQREEVNSHQSRVDFLQLMIDSQAPEKEENGTGDHKGLSDHEILSQAMIFIFAGYETSSSTMNFLLYNLATNPDTLKKLHDEIDEVFSDKPVQYEALMQMEYLDCVINESLRLYPPAARLERVCKKTVDVGGVIIPKDIVVMVPTYALHRDPEIWTDPETFNPERFNKENKESIDPYSYMPFGLGPRNCIGMRFALISIKLAIVELLQRFTISTCAETEIPVELDVLGLMAPKRPIKLQLSPRSSGAQLTPRG; encoded by the exons ATGGAATGTTTCCGGAAGTATGGCAAGATGTGGGG AATTTTTGATGGGCGGCAGCCTGTTCTTACCATCATGGACACAGAGTTGATCAAAACCGTCCTGGTCAAAGAATGCTACTCATATTTCACCAACAGACGG AATTTCCGCCTTAATGGCCCAATGTATGACGCTGTGTCCATAGCCGAGGATGAAGACTGGAGAAGAATCCGTAGTGTGCTGTCTCCATCTTTCACCAGTGGCCGCCTGAAGGAG ATGTTTGGGATCATGAAGACCCACTCACGTAACCTGGTGAACAGCATGAAGAAGGATGCAGATCTGGGCAGGCCATCAGACATTAAAGA GTACTTTGGTGCTTACAGCATGGATGTGGTGACCAGCACTTCTTTCAGTGTGGACATCGACTCCCTCAACAACCCCAAAGACCCCTTTGTCACCAACATCAAGAAAATGCTGAAGTTTGACCTGTTGAATCCAGTCTTCCTGATTATTG CTTTCTTCCCCTTCATGGCGCCCGTCTTTGAGAAAATGaatttttctttcttccccttGTCTGTGACGGACTTCTTCTATGCTGCACTGCAGACCATAAAGTCTCAGAGGGAAGAAGTTAACTCTCACCAG AGTCGAGTGGACTTCCTACAACTGATGATAGACTCCCAGGCCCCTGAGAAAGAAGAGAATGGAACTGGAGATCACAAAG GACTGAGTGATCATGAGATTCTGTCTCAAGCGATGATCTTCATCTTTGCTGGCTACGAGACCAGCAGTTCTACTATGAATTTCCTGCTCTACAATCTGGCCACAAACCCAGATACCCTGAAGAAGCTCCACGATGAGATTGATGAAGTCTTCTCAGACAAG cCTGTCCAGTATGAAGCCCTGATGCAGATGGAGTATCTGGACTGTGTGATAAATGAGTCGCTGCGTCTGTACCCGCCTGCTGCTCGCCTCGAGAGAGTCTGCAAGAAGACCGTGGACGTCGGTGGTGTCATCATCCCTAAGGATATCGTTGTCATGGTGCCCACCTACGCTCTTCACAGAGACCCGGAAATCTGGACCGACCCCGAGACCTTCAATCCAGAGAG GTTCAATAAGGAGAACAAGGAGAGCATTGACCCGTACTCTTACATGCCGTTCGGACTCGGCCCCAGGAACTGCATCGGGATGCGCTTCGCTCTCATCAGCATTAAGCTGGCCATCGTGGAGCTGCTGCAGAGATTCACCATCAGCACCTGTGCTGAGACGGAG ATTCCAGTGGAGTTGGACGTCTTGGGCCTAATGGCACCTAAGAGACCCATCAAGCTGCAGCTGTCTCCTCGGTCATCTGGGGCACAGCTGACTCCCCGAGGCTGA
- the LOC134087607 gene encoding cytochrome P450 3A30-like isoform X1, translating into MLGYLSFLSTQTWTLLLLFLGLLLVYGYWPYGIFKKLGVPGPKPVLFFGNMLNYKKGFYNFDMECFRKYGKMWGIFDGRQPVLTIMDTELIKTVLVKECYSYFTNRRNFRLNGPMYDAVSIAEDEDWRRIRSVLSPSFTSGRLKEMFGIMKTHSRNLVNSMKKDADLGRPSDIKEYFGAYSMDVVTSTSFSVDIDSLNNPKDPFVTNIKKMLKFDLLNPVFLIIAFFPFMAPVFEKMNFSFFPLSVTDFFYAALQTIKSQREEVNSHQSRVDFLQLMIDSQAPEKEENGTGDHKGLSDHEILSQAMIFIFAGYETSSSTMNFLLYNLATNPDTLKKLHDEIDEVFSDKPVQYEALMQMEYLDCVINESLRLYPPAARLERVCKKTVDVGGVIIPKDIVVMVPTYALHRDPEIWTDPETFNPERFNKENKESIDPYSYMPFGLGPRNCIGMRFALISIKLAIVELLQRFTISTCAETEIPVELDVLGLMAPKRPIKLQLSPRSSGAQLTPRG; encoded by the exons ATGTTGGGCTACCTGTCCTTTTTATCAACACAGACGTGGACGCTGCTCCTGCTGTTCCTGGGACTGCTGTTGGT GTATGGATACTGGCCTTATGGAATCTTCAAGAAGTTGGGGGTCCCTGGTCCAAAGCCAGTGCTGTTTTTTGGAAATATGCTCAACTACAAAAAG GGATTCTACAATTTTGACATGGAATGTTTCCGGAAGTATGGCAAGATGTGGGG AATTTTTGATGGGCGGCAGCCTGTTCTTACCATCATGGACACAGAGTTGATCAAAACCGTCCTGGTCAAAGAATGCTACTCATATTTCACCAACAGACGG AATTTCCGCCTTAATGGCCCAATGTATGACGCTGTGTCCATAGCCGAGGATGAAGACTGGAGAAGAATCCGTAGTGTGCTGTCTCCATCTTTCACCAGTGGCCGCCTGAAGGAG ATGTTTGGGATCATGAAGACCCACTCACGTAACCTGGTGAACAGCATGAAGAAGGATGCAGATCTGGGCAGGCCATCAGACATTAAAGA GTACTTTGGTGCTTACAGCATGGATGTGGTGACCAGCACTTCTTTCAGTGTGGACATCGACTCCCTCAACAACCCCAAAGACCCCTTTGTCACCAACATCAAGAAAATGCTGAAGTTTGACCTGTTGAATCCAGTCTTCCTGATTATTG CTTTCTTCCCCTTCATGGCGCCCGTCTTTGAGAAAATGaatttttctttcttccccttGTCTGTGACGGACTTCTTCTATGCTGCACTGCAGACCATAAAGTCTCAGAGGGAAGAAGTTAACTCTCACCAG AGTCGAGTGGACTTCCTACAACTGATGATAGACTCCCAGGCCCCTGAGAAAGAAGAGAATGGAACTGGAGATCACAAAG GACTGAGTGATCATGAGATTCTGTCTCAAGCGATGATCTTCATCTTTGCTGGCTACGAGACCAGCAGTTCTACTATGAATTTCCTGCTCTACAATCTGGCCACAAACCCAGATACCCTGAAGAAGCTCCACGATGAGATTGATGAAGTCTTCTCAGACAAG cCTGTCCAGTATGAAGCCCTGATGCAGATGGAGTATCTGGACTGTGTGATAAATGAGTCGCTGCGTCTGTACCCGCCTGCTGCTCGCCTCGAGAGAGTCTGCAAGAAGACCGTGGACGTCGGTGGTGTCATCATCCCTAAGGATATCGTTGTCATGGTGCCCACCTACGCTCTTCACAGAGACCCGGAAATCTGGACCGACCCCGAGACCTTCAATCCAGAGAG GTTCAATAAGGAGAACAAGGAGAGCATTGACCCGTACTCTTACATGCCGTTCGGACTCGGCCCCAGGAACTGCATCGGGATGCGCTTCGCTCTCATCAGCATTAAGCTGGCCATCGTGGAGCTGCTGCAGAGATTCACCATCAGCACCTGTGCTGAGACGGAG ATTCCAGTGGAGTTGGACGTCTTGGGCCTAATGGCACCTAAGAGACCCATCAAGCTGCAGCTGTCTCCTCGGTCATCTGGGGCACAGCTGACTCCCCGAGGCTGA
- the LOC134087634 gene encoding cytochrome P450 3A30-like — MLGYLSFLSTQTWTLLLLFLGLLLVYGYWPYGIFKKLGVPGPKPVLFFGNMLSYRKGLHNFDRECFQKYGKMWGFFEGRQATLCIMDTELIKNVLVKECYSYFTNRRNIGLNGPLYDAVSIAENEDWRRIRSVLSPSFTSGRLKEMFGIMKTHSRNLVNSMKKDADLGRPSDTKEYFGAYSMDVVTSTSFSVDIDSLNNPKDPFVTNIKKMLKFDLLSPVFLIIAFFPFMVPVFEKMNIAFFPLSVTDYFYAALQTIKSQREANSHQSRVDFLQLMVDSQAPQKEENGTGDGTHKVGLSDHEILSQAMIFIFAGYETSSSTMNFLFYNLATNPDTLKKLHDEIDEVFPEKAEVQYEALMQMEYLDCVINETLRLYPPLARLERVCKKTVDVGGVIIPKDAVVMVPAYVLQRDPEIWTDPDSFKPERFNKENKESIDPYSYMPFGLGPRNCIGMRFALVSMKLAIVELLQRFTISTCAETEIPVELDVMGLMAPKRPIKLQLSPRSSGAQLTPRG, encoded by the exons ATGTTGGGCTACCTGTCCTTTTTATCAACACAGACGTGGACGCTGCTCCTGCTGTTCCTGGGACTATTGTTGGT GTATGGATACTGGCCTTATGGAATCTTCAAGAAGTTGGGGGTCCCTGGTCCAAAGCCAGTGCTGTTCTTCGGAAACATGCTCAGCTACAGAAAG GGACTCCACAATTTTGACAGGGAATGTTTCCAGAAGTATGGCAAGATGTGGGG ATTTTTTGAAGGTCGACAGGCTACTCTCTGCATCATGGACACAGAGTTGATCAAAAACGTCCTGGTCAAGGAGTGCTACTCGTATTTCACCAACAGACGG AATATTGGCCTGAATGGACCATTGTATGACGCTGTGTCCATAGCTGAGAATGAAGACTGGAGAAGAATCCGTAGTGTGCTGTCTCCATCTTTCACCAGCGGCCGCCTGAAGGAG ATGTTTGGGATCATGAAGACCCACTCACGCAACCTGGTGAACAGCATGAAGAAGGATGCAGACCTGGGCAGGCCATCAGACACTAAAGA GTACTTTGGTGCTTACAGCATGGACGTGGTGACCAGCACTTCTTTCAGTGTGGACATCGACTCCCTCAACAACCCCAAAGACCCCTTTGTCACCAACATCAAGAAAATGCTGAAGTTTGACCTGTTGAGTCCAGTCTTCCTGATTATTG cttttttccctttcatggTGCCCGTCTTTGAGAAAATGAATATTGCCTTCTTCCCCTTGTCTGTGACGGACTACTTCTATGCTGCACTGCAGACCATAAAGTCTCAGAGGGAAGCTAACTCTCACCAG AGTCGAGTGGACTTCCTACAACTGATGGTAGACTCCCAGGCCCCTCAGAAAGAAGAGAATGGAACTGGAGATGGTACTCACAAAG TAGGACTGAGTGATCACGAGATTCTGTCTCAAGCGATGATCTTCATCTTTGCTGGCTACGAGACCAGCAGTTCTACTATGAATTTCCTGTTTTACAATCTGGCCACAAACCCAGATACCCTGAAGAAGCTCCACGATGAGATTGATGAAGTCTTCCCGGAGAAG gCTGAAGTCCAGTATGAAGCCCTGATGCAGATGGAGTATCTGGACTGTGTGATAAACGAAACGCTGCGTCTGTACCCTCCTCTTGCTCGCCTCGAGAGAGTCTGTAAGAAGACCGTGGACGTCGGTGGTGTCATCATCCCTAAGGATGCCGTTGTCATGGTGCCTGCCTATGTTCTTCAGAGAGACCCGGAAATCTGGACCGACCCCGACTCCTTCAAACCAGAGAg GTTCAATAAGGAGAACAAGGAGAGCATTGACCCGTACTCTTACATGCCGTTCGGACTCGGCCCCAGGAACTGCATCGGGATGCGCTTCGCCCTGGTCAGCATGAAGCTGGCCATCGTGGAGCTGCTGCAGAGATTCACCATCAGCACCTGTGCTGAGACGGAG ATTCCAGTGGAGTTGGACGTCATGGGCCTTATGGCACCCAAGAGACCTATCAAGCTGCAGCTGTCTCCTCGGTCGTCTGGGGCACAGCTGACTCCCCGAGGCTGA
- the LOC134087621 gene encoding cytochrome P450 3A30-like isoform X1: MLDACEVSKMLGYLSFLSTQTWTLLLLFLGLLLVYGYWPYGVFKKLGVPGPKPVLFFGNTLNYKKGFHYFDLECFQTYGRIWGIFEGRQPMLCIMDTELIKTVLVKECYSYFTNRRNLGLDGPLYDAVFNAKDDDWRRIRGVLSPSFTSGRLKEMFVIMKKHSRNLVNSMQKDADLGRPSDTKEYFGAYSMDVVTSTAFSVDIDSLSNPKDPFVSHVKKMVKIDFLSPHFLIAGFFPFMAPILEKMGYTFVSPAVTDFFFAALQNIRAQKQVNSVTKRVDFLQLMIDSQTRDNDTGGESYKGLNDHEILSQSILFIFAGYETSSTTLDFLFYNLATNPDALKKLHDEIDEFFPDKAEVQYEALMQMEYLDCVINETLRLYPPAARIDRVCKKTVDVGGVIIPKGTVVMVPNFALQRDPKFWTDPESFKPERFNKENKESIDPYSYMPFGLGPRNCIGMRFALVSLKLAIVELLQRFTINTCAETEIPLELETVGFMAPKRPIKLQLVARSPAAQLNPRG, translated from the exons ATGTTGGATGCTTGTGAGGTTTCGAAGATGTTGGGCTACCTGTCCTTTTTATCAACACAGACGTGGACGCTGCTCCTGCTGTTCCTGGGACTGTTGTTGGT GTATGGGTACTGGCCTTATGGAGTTTTCAAGAAGTTGGGGGTCCCTGGTCCAAAACCAGTGCtattttttggaaatacgctcaacTACAAAAAG GGTTTCCACTACTTTGACTTGGAGTGTTTCCAGACGTACGGGAGGATATGGGG AATATTTGAAGGTCGGCAGCCCATGCTCTGCATCATGGACACAGAGTTGATCAAAACGGTCTTGGTCAAGGAATGCTACTCATATTTCACCAACAGACGG AATCTAGGCCTGGATGGGCCGCTGTATGACGCCGTGTTTAATGCCAAGGACGATGACTGGAGAAGAATCCGTGGTGTGCTGTCTCCATCTTTCACCAGTGGCCGCCTGAAGGAG ATGTTTGTGATCATGAAAAAACACTCACGCAACCTGGTGAACAGCATGCAGAAGGACGCAGACCTGGGCAGGCCATCGGACACTAAAGA GTACTTTGGGGCCTATAGTATGGATGTGGTGACCAGCACAGCTTTCAGTGTGGACATCGACTCCCTCAGTAACCCCAAAGACCCCTTTGTCTCCCACGTCAAGAAAATGGTCAAGATAGACTTCTTGAGTCCCCACTTCCTGATTGCAG GTTTTTTCCCCTTCATGGCACCTATCCTTGAGAAAATGGGCTACACGTTTGTCTCCCCGGCTGTGACAGATTTCTTTTTCGCCGCCCTGCAAAACATCAGAGCTCAGAAGCAGGTCAACTCCGTCACG AAACGAGTGGACTTCTTACAACTGATGATCGACTCCCAGACTCGTGACAATGACACAGGAGGTGAAAGTTACAAAG GACTGAATGATCATGAAATTTTGTCTCAGTCGATTCTCTTCATCTTTGCTGGCTATGAAACCAGCAGCACAACGCTGGACTTCCTGTTCTACAATCTGGCCACTAACCCAGACGCCCTGAAAAAGCTCCATGATGAGATTGATGAATTCTTCCCAGACAAG GCTGAAGTCCAGTATGAAGCCCTGATGCAGATGGAGTATCTGGACTGTGTGATAAACGAAACGCTGCGTCTGTACCCTCCTGCTGCTCGAATCGATAGAGTCTGCAAGAAGACCGTGGACGTCGGTGGTGTCATCATCCCCAAGGGAACTGTTGTCATGGTGCCCAACTTTGCCCTTCAAAGAGACCCGAAATTCTGGACTGACCCAGAGAGCTTCAAACCAGAGAG GTTCAATAAGGAGAACAAGGAGAGCATTGACCCGTACTCCTACATGCCGTTCGGACTCGGCCCCAGGAACTGCATCGGGATGCGCTTTGCTCTCGTCAGCTTGAAGCTGGCCATCGTGGAGCTGCTGCAGAGATTCACCATCAACACCTGTGCCGAGACGGAG ATTCCGCTGGAGTTGGAAACTGTGGGGTTTATGGCTCCCAAAAGGCCCATCAAGCTGCAGCTGGTTGCGCGGTCGCCTGCTGCGCAGCTGAATCCCCGAGGGTGA
- the LOC134087621 gene encoding cytochrome P450 3A27-like isoform X2: MLCIMDTELIKTVLVKECYSYFTNRRNLGLDGPLYDAVFNAKDDDWRRIRGVLSPSFTSGRLKEMFVIMKKHSRNLVNSMQKDADLGRPSDTKEYFGAYSMDVVTSTAFSVDIDSLSNPKDPFVSHVKKMVKIDFLSPHFLIAGFFPFMAPILEKMGYTFVSPAVTDFFFAALQNIRAQKQVNSVTKRVDFLQLMIDSQTRDNDTGGESYKGLNDHEILSQSILFIFAGYETSSTTLDFLFYNLATNPDALKKLHDEIDEFFPDKAEVQYEALMQMEYLDCVINETLRLYPPAARIDRVCKKTVDVGGVIIPKGTVVMVPNFALQRDPKFWTDPESFKPERFNKENKESIDPYSYMPFGLGPRNCIGMRFALVSLKLAIVELLQRFTINTCAETEIPLELETVGFMAPKRPIKLQLVARSPAAQLNPRG; encoded by the exons ATGCTCTGCATCATGGACACAGAGTTGATCAAAACGGTCTTGGTCAAGGAATGCTACTCATATTTCACCAACAGACGG AATCTAGGCCTGGATGGGCCGCTGTATGACGCCGTGTTTAATGCCAAGGACGATGACTGGAGAAGAATCCGTGGTGTGCTGTCTCCATCTTTCACCAGTGGCCGCCTGAAGGAG ATGTTTGTGATCATGAAAAAACACTCACGCAACCTGGTGAACAGCATGCAGAAGGACGCAGACCTGGGCAGGCCATCGGACACTAAAGA GTACTTTGGGGCCTATAGTATGGATGTGGTGACCAGCACAGCTTTCAGTGTGGACATCGACTCCCTCAGTAACCCCAAAGACCCCTTTGTCTCCCACGTCAAGAAAATGGTCAAGATAGACTTCTTGAGTCCCCACTTCCTGATTGCAG GTTTTTTCCCCTTCATGGCACCTATCCTTGAGAAAATGGGCTACACGTTTGTCTCCCCGGCTGTGACAGATTTCTTTTTCGCCGCCCTGCAAAACATCAGAGCTCAGAAGCAGGTCAACTCCGTCACG AAACGAGTGGACTTCTTACAACTGATGATCGACTCCCAGACTCGTGACAATGACACAGGAGGTGAAAGTTACAAAG GACTGAATGATCATGAAATTTTGTCTCAGTCGATTCTCTTCATCTTTGCTGGCTATGAAACCAGCAGCACAACGCTGGACTTCCTGTTCTACAATCTGGCCACTAACCCAGACGCCCTGAAAAAGCTCCATGATGAGATTGATGAATTCTTCCCAGACAAG GCTGAAGTCCAGTATGAAGCCCTGATGCAGATGGAGTATCTGGACTGTGTGATAAACGAAACGCTGCGTCTGTACCCTCCTGCTGCTCGAATCGATAGAGTCTGCAAGAAGACCGTGGACGTCGGTGGTGTCATCATCCCCAAGGGAACTGTTGTCATGGTGCCCAACTTTGCCCTTCAAAGAGACCCGAAATTCTGGACTGACCCAGAGAGCTTCAAACCAGAGAG GTTCAATAAGGAGAACAAGGAGAGCATTGACCCGTACTCCTACATGCCGTTCGGACTCGGCCCCAGGAACTGCATCGGGATGCGCTTTGCTCTCGTCAGCTTGAAGCTGGCCATCGTGGAGCTGCTGCAGAGATTCACCATCAACACCTGTGCCGAGACGGAG ATTCCGCTGGAGTTGGAAACTGTGGGGTTTATGGCTCCCAAAAGGCCCATCAAGCTGCAGCTGGTTGCGCGGTCGCCTGCTGCGCAGCTGAATCCCCGAGGGTGA
- the LOC134087863 gene encoding histone H2A: protein MSGRGKTGGKARAKAKTRSSRAGLQFPVGRVHRLLRKGNYAQRVGAGAPVYLAAVLEYLTAEILELAGNAARDNKKTRIIPRHLQLAVRNDEELNKLLGGVTIAQGGVLPNIQAVLLPKKTEKSK from the coding sequence ATGAGCGGAAGAGGCAAAACCGGTGGCAAGGCCAGAGCGAAGGCTAAGACTCGTTCATCCAGGGCTGGACTTCAGTTCCCCGTCGGCCGTGTGCATAGGCTGCTGCGTAAAGGCAACTACGCTCAGCGTGTCGGCGCTGGTGCACCAGTCTACTTGGCTGCCGTGCTCGAGTACCTTACCGCTGAGATCCTGGAGTTGGCCGGCAATGCTGCCCGTGACAACAAGAAGACTCGTATCATTCCCCGCCACCTGCAGCTTGCAGTGCGTAACGACGAGGAGTTGAACAAACTGCTCGGTGGAGTGACTATTGCTCAGGGTGGTGTGCTGCCTAATATCCAGGCTGTGCTGCTGCCCAAGAAGACCGAGAAGTCCAAGTAA
- the LOC134087823 gene encoding histone H3, whose amino-acid sequence MARTKQTARKSTGGKAPRKQLATKAARKSAPATGGVKKPHRYRPGTVALREIRRYQKSTELLIRKLPFQRLVREIAQDFKTDLRFQSSAVMALQEASEAYLVGLFEDTNLCAIHAKRVTIMPKDIQLARRIRGERA is encoded by the coding sequence ATGGCAAGAACGAAGCAGACAGCCCGCAAATCTACCGGAGGTAAAGCTCCGAGGAAGCAGCTCGCCACCAAGGCTGCGCGTAAAAGCGCACCAGCAACTGGCGGAGTGAAGAAGCCTCACCGTTACAGGCCTGGTACCGTGGCTCTGAGAGAGATCCGCCGTTACCAGAAATCTACTGAGCTGCTGATCCGCAAGCTTCCCTTTCAGCGTCTGGTCAGAGAAATCGCTCAGGACTTCAAGACCGACCTGCGTTTCCAGAGCTCTGCTGTCATGGCTCTTCAGGAGGCTAGCGAGGCTTACCTCGTCGGTCTGTTCGAGGACACTAACTTGTGCGCCATCCACGCCAAGAGAGTCACCATCATGCCCAAGGACATCCAGCTGGCTCGTCGTATCCGTGGGGAACGTGCTTAA
- the npm1a gene encoding nucleophosmin 1a isoform X1 — protein MDMSEVGPQTYLYGCELTAGKDVKFIPEDEDVEHQLSIRMVCVDPSTKDDLHLVEVEGTGAEGNKVTAVLAALKPSTSPSVCVGGFEITPPVVFRLKSGTGPVHISGQHLVMMPSFDEMSEEEEEEEEAGNSLKRMAPAGMRLSKRMRMEADDDDDDDDDDDDEDEDDEEDDDEDEDDEDEESPVKPKKAPSKPQTPVAQNGKSHKPGTPSGKQQKTPDNKGKDGKKPQTPKTPQTPRAPLSVTDLKAKMMASVQKGVTLPKLQPKFENYMKNTFKVSDSKTIADLWKWRQTVDK, from the exons ATGGACATGAGTGAAGTAGGACCACAGACATATCTCTACG GATGCGAACTCACAGCTGGAAAAGATGTGAAGTTCATTCCAGAGGACGAGGATGTGGAGCACCAGTTGTCCATTAGAATG GTGTGTGTCGACCCAAGCACGAAGGATGACCTGCATcttgtggaggtggagggaacGGGTGCGGAGGGAAATAAAGTCACAGCAGTTCTGGCAGCCCTTAAGCCTTCCACCTCGCCCAGC gtgtgtgtgggtggttttGAAATTACACCCCCGGTTGTATTCAGGTTGAAGTCGGGAACAGGCCCAGTGCACATCAGTGGACAGCACTTAGTCA TGATGCCAAGCTTTGATGAGATgtcggaggaagaggaggaggaggaggaggcgggcaACTCTCTGAAGCGAATGGCACCTGCTGGAATGAGGCTTTCG AAAAGGATGAGGATGGAGgctgatgatgacgacgatgatgacgatgacga tgatgatgaagacgagGACGACGAAGAGGATGACGACGAGGACGAAGACGATGAGGATGAAGAGTCTCCAGTGAAG CCAAAGAAGGCACCATCCAAACCACAGACACCTGTAGCGCAGAATGGCAAGTCACACAAGCCCGGCACGCCTTCAGGCAAACAG CAGAAAACCCCGGACAACAAGGGTAAGGACGGCAAGAAGCCGCAGACGCCCAAAACCCCCCAGACGCCACGCGCTCCCCTCTCCGTGACCGACTTGAAGGCCAAAATGATGGCGTCCGTGCAGAAG GGAGTGACGCTTCCTAAACTTCAGCCCAAGTTTGAGAACTACATGAAGAACACCTTCAAAGTGTCCGACTCCAAG ACCATTGCTGACCTGTGGAAGTGGAGACAAACAGTGGACAAATGA
- the npm1a gene encoding nucleophosmin 1a isoform X2 — protein sequence MDMSEVGPQTYLYGCELTAGKDVKFIPEDEDVEHQLSIRMVCVDPSTKDDLHLVEVEGTGAEGNKVTAVLAALKPSTSPSVCVGGFEITPPVVFRLKSGTGPVHISGQHLVMMPSFDEMSEEEEEEEEAGNSLKRMAPAGMRLSKRMRMEADDDDDDDDDDDDEDEDDEEDDDEDEDDEDEESPVKPKKAPSKPQTPVAQNGKSHKPGTPSGKQKTPDNKGKDGKKPQTPKTPQTPRAPLSVTDLKAKMMASVQKGVTLPKLQPKFENYMKNTFKVSDSKTIADLWKWRQTVDK from the exons ATGGACATGAGTGAAGTAGGACCACAGACATATCTCTACG GATGCGAACTCACAGCTGGAAAAGATGTGAAGTTCATTCCAGAGGACGAGGATGTGGAGCACCAGTTGTCCATTAGAATG GTGTGTGTCGACCCAAGCACGAAGGATGACCTGCATcttgtggaggtggagggaacGGGTGCGGAGGGAAATAAAGTCACAGCAGTTCTGGCAGCCCTTAAGCCTTCCACCTCGCCCAGC gtgtgtgtgggtggttttGAAATTACACCCCCGGTTGTATTCAGGTTGAAGTCGGGAACAGGCCCAGTGCACATCAGTGGACAGCACTTAGTCA TGATGCCAAGCTTTGATGAGATgtcggaggaagaggaggaggaggaggaggcgggcaACTCTCTGAAGCGAATGGCACCTGCTGGAATGAGGCTTTCG AAAAGGATGAGGATGGAGgctgatgatgacgacgatgatgacgatgacga tgatgatgaagacgagGACGACGAAGAGGATGACGACGAGGACGAAGACGATGAGGATGAAGAGTCTCCAGTGAAG CCAAAGAAGGCACCATCCAAACCACAGACACCTGTAGCGCAGAATGGCAAGTCACACAAGCCCGGCACGCCTTCAGGCAAACAG AAAACCCCGGACAACAAGGGTAAGGACGGCAAGAAGCCGCAGACGCCCAAAACCCCCCAGACGCCACGCGCTCCCCTCTCCGTGACCGACTTGAAGGCCAAAATGATGGCGTCCGTGCAGAAG GGAGTGACGCTTCCTAAACTTCAGCCCAAGTTTGAGAACTACATGAAGAACACCTTCAAAGTGTCCGACTCCAAG ACCATTGCTGACCTGTGGAAGTGGAGACAAACAGTGGACAAATGA